Proteins encoded together in one Salvelinus namaycush isolate Seneca chromosome 26, SaNama_1.0, whole genome shotgun sequence window:
- the LOC120021557 gene encoding arrestin domain-containing protein 3-like, with product MVLGKVKTLAVCFDYLNDNNVPVYSGGDSVSGRVIIEVAGEVRVKTLNITARGVAKVRWTESRNAGANTAYTQNYTEEVEYLNHSDTLIGEERDEDSPEEALTVLNTGLHEFAFSFLLPQMPLATSFEGKHGSVRYWVRAELYRPWLLPVRVKKEFTVFEHIDINTPLLLAPQAGTKDKTLCCWFCASGPISLSAKIERKGYTPGESLQIFAEVENCSSRVVVPKAALCQTQTYFAKGKARQLQQQVAALRGDTLPQGKSQSWDGKLLHIPPVSPSILDCPLIRVEYSLMVYVDIPGGLNLSLSLPLVIGTIPLHAFTSRTSSISSYCCTVSWPERPEAPPSYSDLAVTEEQRRGCLERCEGLEVNQEGQGTLQAYITEFRFQPPPLYSEVDPNPEPSCGGQETRPLTLSLRTTLTCSEQTGNYTYR from the exons ATGGTGCTGGGCAAGGTGAAGACTTTAGCCGTCTGCTTCGACTATCTCAACGACAACAATGTTCCTGTTTACTCCGGTGGTGATTCTGTATCCGGGAGGGTGATCATCGAAGTCGCAGGCGAGGTTCGCGTCAAAACGCTGAACATAACCGCCAGAGGAGTAGCCAAGGTGCGGTGGACAGAGTCCCGCAACGCTGGGGCCAACACTGCCTACACTCAGAATTACACCGAGGAGGTGGAATACTTAAACCATAGCGACACGttaataggagaggagagag ATGAAGACAGTCCAGAGGAGGCCCTGACTGTTCTCAACACAGGATTACACGAGTTTGCTTTCAGCTTCCTGCTACCACAGAT gCCCCTGGCCACGTCGTTTGAAGGGAAGCATGGCAGTGTGAGGTACTGGGTGAGAGCAGAGCTCTACAGACCATGGCTGCTGCCTGTCAGAGTCAAGAAAGAGTTCACTGTCTTTGAACACATTGACATCAACACACCACTGCTGCTG GCCCCTCAAGCTGGCACTAAGGACAAGACCCTGTGTTGCTGGTTCTGTGCCTCGGGACCCATCTCACTCAGCGCCAAGATAGAGAGGAAAGGATACACACCAg GTGAGTCCCTCCAGATCTTTGCGGAGGTGGAGAACTGTTCGTCCAGGGTGGTGGTGCCCAAGGCAGCGCTGTGCCAGACCCAGACCTACTTCGCTAAGGGCAAGGCTCGACAGCTCCAGCAGCAGGTGGCGGCCCTGCGTGGGGACACCCTGCCCCAGGGGAAGAGCCAGAGCTGGGACGGAAAACTGCTCCACATACCCCCGGTCTCCCCATCCATCCTGGACTGTCCACTCATCAGAGTGGAGTACTCACTGATG gtGTATGTGGACATCCCTGGGGGGTTGAACCTGTCTCTGTCGTTGCCGTTGGTGATCGGGACCATCCCCCTCCACGCATTCACCAGTCGAACCAGCAGCATCAGCAGCTACTGTTGTACCGTCAGCTGGCCAGAGAGACCTGAGG CTCCCCCCAGCTACAGTGACCTGGCGGTGACAGAGGAGCAGAGGCGGGGCTGTCTGGAGCGCTGTGAGGGGTTAGAGGTCAACCAAGAGGGCCAGGGAACGCTGCAAGCTTACATCACAGAGTTCAGATTCCAGCCCCCACCGCTCTACTCCGAG GTTGACCCTAACCCAGAGCCGAGCTGTGGAGGTCAGGAGACCCGACCCCTGACCCTCTCGCTGAGGACAACACTGACCTGCTCAGAGcaaacaggcaactacacatacaGATGA